One part of the Hyphomicrobiales bacterium genome encodes these proteins:
- a CDS encoding argininosuccinate synthase: MAHKGDVNKVVLAYSGGLDTSIILKWLQTEYDAEVVTFTADLGQGEELEPARKKAEMLGIKEIYIDDLREEFVRDFVFPMFRANAVYEGVYLLGTSIARPLISKRLVEIARETGADAVAHGATGKGNDQIRFELNAYALDPDIKVIAPWREWDFKSREALLDFAEKHQIPVPKDKRGEAPFSVDANLLHSSSEGKVLEDPNVDAPEYVHMRTVSPMDAPDVPTKITIGFEKGDAVSINGERLSPATLLARLNDLGRDNGIGRLDLVENRFVGMKSRGVYETPGGTILLEAHRAMESITLDRGAAHLKDELMPRYAELIYYGFWFSPEREMLQAAIDHSQAHVEGEVSLTLYKGNVIVTGRASDKSLYSEELVTFEDDQGAYDQTDAQGFIKLNALRLRTLAARTKKFGG; the protein is encoded by the coding sequence ATGGCCCACAAGGGTGACGTCAACAAAGTCGTGCTTGCCTATTCCGGCGGCCTCGACACCTCGATCATCCTGAAATGGCTGCAGACCGAGTATGACGCCGAGGTGGTCACCTTCACCGCCGATCTTGGCCAGGGCGAAGAGCTGGAGCCGGCGCGCAAAAAGGCCGAGATGCTGGGCATCAAGGAAATCTACATTGATGATCTGCGCGAAGAGTTTGTGCGCGATTTCGTGTTTCCGATGTTCCGCGCCAACGCAGTCTATGAGGGCGTCTATCTGCTCGGCACCTCCATCGCCCGGCCGTTGATCTCCAAACGGCTTGTCGAAATTGCCCGCGAAACCGGCGCTGATGCAGTGGCGCATGGTGCGACCGGCAAGGGCAATGATCAGATCCGGTTCGAACTCAATGCCTATGCGCTCGACCCCGACATTAAAGTGATCGCGCCATGGCGTGAGTGGGATTTCAAATCCCGTGAAGCTCTTCTCGATTTTGCCGAGAAGCATCAGATCCCCGTGCCGAAGGATAAGCGCGGCGAAGCGCCGTTCTCAGTCGACGCGAACCTTTTGCACTCCTCCTCGGAAGGCAAAGTGCTGGAAGATCCGAACGTGGATGCACCGGAATATGTCCATATGCGCACCGTTTCGCCGATGGATGCGCCGGATGTACCAACCAAAATCACGATTGGCTTTGAAAAAGGCGATGCGGTTTCAATCAATGGCGAGCGCCTGTCGCCGGCAACGCTTTTGGCGCGGCTCAACGACCTCGGTCGCGACAATGGCATTGGACGCCTGGATCTTGTGGAGAACCGCTTTGTCGGCATGAAGTCCCGCGGCGTCTATGAAACGCCAGGCGGTACGATCCTGCTTGAAGCGCACCGGGCGATGGAGTCGATCACACTGGATCGTGGCGCCGCGCATCTGAAAGACGAGCTCATGCCGCGTTATGCGGAACTGATCTATTACGGTTTCTGGTTCTCACCGGAGCGCGAAATGCTGCAGGCGGCCATTGATCACAGTCAGGCCCATGTGGAAGGCGAGGTCTCGCTGACGCTTTACAAAGGCAATGTGATCGTCACGGGTCGCGCGTCCGACAAGTCGCTCTATTCTGAAGAGCTTGTGACGTTCGAAGACGATCAGGGCGCCTACGATCAGACTGACGCGCAAGGCTTCATCAAGCTGAATGCTCTTCGATTGCGAACGCTGGCCGCTCGCACCAAAAAATTCGGCGGGTAG
- a CDS encoding DUF4149 domain-containing protein — translation MDAAFAAHLALYSALFFTALTAGAMVLFAAAVAPLVHKVLDKERARTLTRAIFPVYYLVLAIMAGLAAIAGFLVNVAAGLVLAVIAGGFLFARQVMTPRINALNDEVARGSTIQAGPAKMLHAWSVRMNMLQLFVLLVVFWFFALSAG, via the coding sequence ATGGACGCTGCGTTCGCCGCCCACCTTGCGCTTTATTCGGCGCTTTTCTTCACCGCGCTCACCGCCGGTGCGATGGTGCTGTTTGCCGCTGCCGTTGCTCCGCTGGTGCACAAGGTGCTGGATAAAGAGCGCGCCCGCACGCTGACCCGTGCGATCTTTCCGGTCTACTATCTGGTCTTGGCCATCATGGCCGGTCTGGCAGCCATCGCCGGGTTCCTGGTCAATGTTGCCGCCGGCTTAGTGCTGGCGGTGATCGCCGGCGGTTTTCTCTTCGCCCGTCAGGTGATGACGCCGCGGATCAACGCTCTCAACGACGAGGTCGCGCGCGGGTCTACGATCCAGGCGGGACCGGCAAAAATGCTGCATGCCTGGTCGGTACGGATGAACATGTTGCAGCTCTTCGTGCTTCTGGTCGTGTTCTGGTTTTTCGCGCTGAGCGCAGGATAG
- a CDS encoding glycosyltransferase family 39 protein has product MATPTTSPADMTKAHYAQRLAAIVVAVVVVRFVVLLLTPLDLFYDEAQYWYWAQDPALGYFSKPPLIGWLIAATTAICGDTEGCIRSAAPLFHGVTTMLVFGLAATLYAPRTAFFAALGYLFAIAVSASSLLISTDVPLLVCWVAGLWAFVHYTRTPSAMLAAGFGVAIAIGLNAKYAMIYFPLCALAYLAFTRDARHLLKRGDLWLGIVVGMLGFLPNLIWNIQHEFITFSHTGENISGGGLTFDPASFLEFFGSQFAVAGPILFAALFYMLAKRRRSDTPSADRLLLFFSLPILVLLSLQAFQSSANYNWAATAYPALIIVTTAILMDRARWQWVRWNLIICFALAGIMLAGALAALTVRPDHPVIARTNLEDMFGWAEHADELSKRLDRLEADTIITVGRRYAAGFSYYLRDREEPLRAFRHQGSPARNHFEFTAPWSGPSVGERAVIISPGNISPVRGARLVGVVEADDGAAPFRSNSYLFLAEGPDE; this is encoded by the coding sequence ATGGCAACACCCACCACCTCACCTGCCGACATGACCAAAGCGCACTATGCCCAGCGCCTGGCAGCCATCGTTGTTGCCGTCGTCGTGGTGCGCTTTGTCGTGCTGCTCCTGACGCCGCTCGATCTCTTCTACGACGAGGCGCAGTATTGGTATTGGGCGCAGGATCCGGCTCTTGGCTACTTTTCCAAACCGCCGCTGATCGGCTGGCTGATCGCGGCGACCACGGCCATCTGCGGCGACACCGAAGGCTGCATCCGCTCCGCCGCGCCGCTGTTCCATGGCGTGACAACCATGCTGGTGTTTGGCCTCGCCGCCACGCTCTACGCCCCACGCACAGCCTTCTTTGCCGCGCTCGGCTATCTTTTCGCCATCGCCGTTTCGGCCTCCTCTCTTTTGATCTCCACAGACGTTCCGCTGCTCGTCTGTTGGGTAGCCGGGCTTTGGGCCTTCGTGCACTACACCCGAACGCCGAGCGCCATGTTGGCTGCTGGTTTTGGCGTCGCCATCGCCATCGGGCTCAATGCCAAATACGCGATGATCTATTTTCCGCTCTGCGCGTTGGCCTATCTCGCCTTCACCCGAGATGCGCGCCACTTGCTCAAACGCGGTGACCTTTGGCTTGGCATCGTAGTGGGCATGCTTGGCTTCTTGCCCAACCTCATCTGGAACATCCAGCATGAGTTCATCACCTTCAGCCACACCGGTGAGAACATATCAGGCGGCGGGCTTACCTTCGATCCAGCGAGCTTTTTGGAGTTTTTCGGTAGCCAGTTTGCGGTCGCCGGGCCGATCCTCTTCGCAGCGTTGTTTTATATGCTCGCCAAACGCAGGCGCAGCGACACGCCGTCCGCTGACCGATTGCTGCTCTTCTTCTCACTCCCCATTCTCGTGCTGTTGAGCCTGCAAGCCTTTCAATCGAGCGCCAATTACAACTGGGCCGCCACCGCCTATCCGGCTCTCATCATCGTCACCACGGCTATCCTGATGGATCGCGCACGCTGGCAATGGGTGCGCTGGAACTTGATCATTTGCTTTGCCCTGGCTGGGATCATGCTTGCCGGCGCCCTCGCGGCGCTGACCGTGCGTCCCGATCATCCGGTGATCGCGCGGACCAATCTTGAGGATATGTTCGGCTGGGCGGAACATGCAGACGAACTCAGCAAACGGCTTGACCGCTTGGAAGCCGACACGATCATCACGGTCGGCCGGCGCTATGCGGCAGGGTTTTCCTACTATCTGCGCGACCGCGAGGAACCGCTGCGCGCCTTCCGCCATCAAGGCAGCCCGGCGCGCAACCATTTTGAGTTCACCGCGCCGTGGAGCGGACCATCGGTCGGCGAACGGGCGGTTATCATTTCGCCCGGCAACATAAGCCCAGTGCGCGGCGCGCGGTTGGTCGGCGTTGTCGAGGCCGACGATGGCGCCGCACCCTTCCGCTCCAACAGCTATTTGTTCCTAGCCGAAGGACCGGACGAGTAG
- a CDS encoding GNAT family N-acetyltransferase, protein MSAGEVVGVAIAARDVLCGFGPPGAGVHPEQVVVTASSPTRQPFSIRPLVPDDHEAWLPLWQGYLTFYRATLDPAVTEVTWQRFHDAGEPVYALGAFEGEALIGIVHCVKHRATWTDGWYLYLEDLFTLPEARGRGAGRALIEAVYELADDLGAARVYWHTHETNAAGRALYDRVGHNAGFLQYRRP, encoded by the coding sequence ATGTCGGCAGGTGAGGTGGTGGGTGTTGCCATTGCGGCGAGGGACGTCCTATGTGGCTTTGGCCCGCCGGGAGCGGGCGTTCATCCAGAGCAAGTTGTTGTGACCGCATCAAGCCCGACGCGCCAGCCTTTTTCCATCCGACCTTTGGTTCCGGACGATCACGAGGCGTGGCTGCCGCTCTGGCAGGGCTATCTGACCTTCTATAGGGCGACCCTTGATCCGGCGGTGACGGAGGTCACGTGGCAGCGGTTTCACGATGCTGGCGAGCCAGTGTATGCGCTTGGTGCGTTTGAGGGTGAGGCGCTGATCGGCATCGTCCATTGCGTGAAGCATCGCGCGACCTGGACCGATGGCTGGTACCTTTATCTAGAAGACCTCTTCACTTTACCCGAAGCGCGGGGACGTGGTGCCGGTCGGGCGTTGATCGAAGCGGTCTATGAATTGGCCGATGATCTGGGTGCTGCACGGGTCTATTGGCACACCCATGAGACGAACGCGGCTGGCCGCGCGCTCTACGACAGAGTGGGGCACAATGCCGGGTTCCTCCAATATCGCAGGCCGTGA
- a CDS encoding LysE family translocator, with amino-acid sequence MLEFIPSLATLAAFSLAAIALTLTPGPDMTLFLGQTVANGRRAGFASMAGASSGIVVHSLAAAIGLSALIAASPQAFEVLKWVGAAYLAYLAYEVLRHGSGLTGDGPPKSNSLRKAYMKGLTINLLNPKIILFFVTFLPQFVSPTDPHASGKLMFLGLFFLVIAIPMVIPMILGAERISGFLRRSKRATRIFDWLFAGVMGGFALKLLATQAR; translated from the coding sequence ATGCTTGAGTTCATCCCATCATTGGCAACCCTTGCGGCGTTTTCGCTCGCCGCCATCGCGCTCACCCTAACGCCTGGCCCTGACATGACATTGTTCCTTGGCCAGACGGTGGCCAATGGACGTCGCGCCGGGTTTGCGTCCATGGCCGGCGCATCGAGTGGGATCGTCGTTCACTCGCTGGCCGCCGCCATCGGATTGTCGGCGCTCATCGCCGCTTCGCCGCAGGCCTTTGAGGTGCTCAAATGGGTCGGCGCGGCCTATCTGGCTTATCTTGCCTATGAGGTGCTGCGTCATGGTTCGGGGCTGACCGGCGACGGACCACCGAAGTCCAACTCGCTGCGAAAAGCCTATATGAAGGGCCTGACGATCAATCTGCTCAACCCGAAGATCATCTTGTTCTTCGTGACATTCCTGCCGCAATTCGTGTCGCCGACCGATCCCCACGCATCCGGCAAGCTGATGTTTTTGGGGCTGTTCTTTTTAGTGATCGCGATCCCAATGGTCATCCCGATGATCTTGGGCGCCGAACGCATCTCAGGCTTTCTGCGGCGCTCGAAACGTGCAACACGCATCTTCGATTGGCTGTTTGCAGGTGTGATGGGCGGCTTTGCCCTTAAGCTTCTGGCGACCCAGGCGCGTTGA
- a CDS encoding YitT family protein translates to MPSPVPVAQSTIKHTPLEDAQGLATGVVMCTMGLVILTHLGLITGQTAGLAVVISYLTGGSFGLIFFLINIPFYLFAIKAMGWEFTLKSMACVAALSLGTELVPLGFAIERLDPTLGAIMFGVVTGIGLLAIFRHKSSLGGLGVVAIWIQDKFGIRAGYIQLGFDAVLFAVAAFLFPLSVVMFSLLGAVVLNGLIAFNHRRDWYIPR, encoded by the coding sequence ATGCCAAGTCCTGTTCCCGTCGCGCAATCCACCATCAAGCACACGCCGCTGGAGGATGCGCAGGGGCTGGCGACCGGCGTTGTCATGTGCACGATGGGTCTGGTTATCCTGACCCATTTGGGTTTGATCACAGGCCAAACGGCGGGCCTGGCGGTGGTTATTTCCTATCTCACCGGCGGCTCGTTCGGGCTGATCTTCTTTCTGATCAACATCCCGTTCTACCTTTTTGCCATCAAGGCGATGGGGTGGGAGTTCACGCTCAAATCGATGGCCTGTGTGGCGGCGCTATCGCTGGGCACCGAGTTGGTGCCGCTGGGCTTTGCCATTGAGCGGCTCGACCCAACACTGGGTGCAATCATGTTCGGTGTCGTGACCGGGATTGGGCTGCTCGCCATCTTCCGCCACAAAAGCTCACTCGGCGGGTTGGGCGTGGTGGCGATTTGGATTCAAGACAAGTTCGGCATTCGCGCCGGCTACATTCAGCTCGGCTTTGACGCCGTGCTGTTCGCGGTGGCGGCGTTCCTGTTCCCGCTTTCGGTGGTGATGTTTTCGCTGCTTGGTGCCGTGGTGCTCAACGGTCTCATCGCCTTCAACCACCGGCGCGACTGGTACATTCCGCGCTAG
- the rlmN gene encoding 23S rRNA (adenine(2503)-C(2))-methyltransferase RlmN: MAATLDLARQNPNAPMIDAVAEFVPPKPQLVGLDRADLLTTLESLDVPEKQRRMRARQLWNWLYVRGVHDYDAMTNIAKDVRQALADTHSIARPQIVAEQISDDGTAKWLMRFPARDATEQPVDVETVYIPESDRGTLCVSSQVGCTLTCTFCHTGTQKLVRNLTADEVLAQILVARDRLGDWPDQETPAGMTAPRDGGRAISNVVMMGMGEPLYNFDNVKKALLIASDGEGISLSKRRITLSTSGVVPEITRCGDEIGVMLAISLHAVRDELRNELVPLNKKYPIAELLEACRTYPGVSNAKRITFEYVMLKGVNDSLADAKELVRLLKGIPAKINLIPFNPWPGTRYECSNWDQIERFADVVNRAGYASPVRTPRGRDILAACGQLKSESERIPAWKKRAMSAALAGEAPDPHDAAHLDAERLAAQQAIAENG; this comes from the coding sequence ATGGCCGCCACTCTTGACCTTGCCCGCCAGAATCCCAATGCGCCGATGATCGACGCGGTGGCCGAATTCGTGCCGCCCAAGCCCCAGCTTGTCGGGCTCGACCGGGCCGATCTTCTGACGACGCTGGAATCGCTTGATGTGCCGGAGAAGCAGCGGCGCATGCGGGCGCGTCAGCTGTGGAACTGGCTCTATGTCCGCGGTGTCCATGACTATGATGCCATGACCAACATCGCCAAGGATGTGCGGCAGGCATTGGCCGATACCCATTCGATTGCCAGGCCGCAGATCGTCGCCGAACAGATCAGCGATGATGGCACGGCGAAATGGCTGATGCGGTTCCCCGCGCGTGATGCCACCGAGCAGCCGGTGGATGTGGAAACGGTCTACATCCCCGAAAGCGATCGCGGCACCTTGTGTGTGTCGAGCCAGGTCGGCTGCACACTGACCTGCACCTTTTGCCACACGGGTACGCAGAAACTGGTGCGCAACCTGACCGCTGACGAGGTCTTGGCGCAGATTTTGGTGGCTCGCGACCGTCTCGGTGACTGGCCCGATCAGGAAACCCCAGCCGGTATGACCGCGCCGCGCGATGGCGGGCGGGCGATTTCCAATGTCGTGATGATGGGCATGGGCGAGCCGCTCTACAATTTCGACAATGTGAAGAAGGCCCTTTTGATCGCCTCGGACGGTGAGGGCATTTCGCTGTCCAAGCGTCGCATCACACTGTCAACGTCCGGTGTTGTTCCGGAGATTACCCGCTGCGGTGACGAGATCGGCGTAATGCTGGCAATCAGCTTGCACGCGGTGCGCGATGAGTTGCGCAACGAGCTGGTTCCGCTGAACAAAAAGTACCCGATCGCCGAGTTGCTCGAAGCTTGCAGGACCTATCCTGGTGTTTCCAATGCTAAACGCATCACGTTTGAGTACGTCATGCTGAAGGGCGTTAACGACAGTTTGGCCGATGCCAAAGAGCTGGTGCGATTGCTGAAAGGCATTCCGGCGAAGATCAATCTCATTCCGTTCAACCCTTGGCCGGGCACGCGTTATGAATGCTCCAACTGGGATCAGATCGAGCGCTTTGCCGATGTTGTGAACCGAGCAGGCTACGCCTCGCCGGTGCGTACCCCGCGGGGCCGGGATATTCTGGCGGCCTGCGGCCAGCTGAAATCAGAATCCGAACGCATTCCAGCTTGGAAAAAACGAGCCATGAGCGCAGCCCTGGCTGGTGAGGCGCCGGATCCGCATGACGCGGCGCACCTCGATGCTGAGCGTTTGGCAGCGCAGCAGGCTATTGCCGAAAATGGCTGA